In Microbulbifer sp. GL-2, the following are encoded in one genomic region:
- the trmL gene encoding tRNA (uridine(34)/cytosine(34)/5-carboxymethylaminomethyluridine(34)-2'-O)-methyltransferase TrmL: MFKIVLYQPEIAPNTGNIIRLCANTGAELHLIEPLGFDMDDKRLRRAGLDYSEYSRVVRHRDWQAFLENEKPPRVLALSTKGSHNHTSVGYKDGDAIVFGPETRGLPAEFLQEIGLQNTLRIPMRAESRSINLSNAAAIVIYEAWRQLDFSGAIAQ, encoded by the coding sequence ATGTTCAAGATTGTTCTATACCAACCGGAAATTGCCCCCAACACCGGTAATATTATTCGCCTCTGTGCCAATACTGGCGCCGAGTTACACCTGATTGAGCCCCTCGGCTTCGATATGGATGATAAGCGCCTGCGCCGCGCCGGCCTCGATTACAGTGAGTACAGTCGCGTGGTTCGCCACCGAGACTGGCAGGCATTCCTAGAAAACGAAAAACCGCCAAGGGTACTAGCCCTCTCTACCAAGGGCAGCCACAACCACACCTCAGTGGGGTATAAAGATGGCGACGCCATCGTCTTCGGTCCCGAGACCCGTGGTCTGCCGGCTGAATTTCTACAGGAAATAGGCCTGCAAAATACCCTGCGTATCCCCATGCGTGCAGAGAGTCGCAGTATCAACCTATCCAATGCCGCCGCCATCGTTATTTACGAGGCCTGGCGGCAACTGGATTTTAGCGGCGCCATCGCCCAGTAG
- a CDS encoding glycine cleavage system protein R, with protein MQQHLVISMICDDKPGVVEKLSAVIADNGGNWEDSHMAHFAGKFAGILRVAVPGDKSQPLKEALAALTQAGYNLLIEDAVAVSASPQQTLTLKLVGNDRPGIVREISRALTVHHINMEQLETTYGSTPWSGEPLFSAECIISVDEDMDLDGLRDELDQIANELGVEIDCEEIATPL; from the coding sequence ATGCAACAGCATCTCGTTATCTCTATGATCTGTGACGACAAGCCCGGTGTTGTAGAGAAGCTTTCGGCAGTCATTGCTGATAACGGCGGCAACTGGGAAGACAGCCATATGGCGCACTTCGCCGGAAAATTTGCCGGTATTCTGCGTGTCGCAGTACCAGGTGACAAAAGTCAGCCTCTGAAAGAAGCCCTCGCAGCGCTTACCCAAGCAGGCTATAACCTGTTGATCGAGGATGCCGTAGCAGTTTCTGCCTCGCCACAGCAGACACTGACACTAAAGCTGGTCGGTAATGACCGTCCAGGCATAGTACGCGAGATCTCTCGCGCCCTCACTGTCCACCATATCAATATGGAACAGCTGGAAACCACCTACGGCAGTACCCCATGGAGTGGTGAGCCGCTATTCAGTGCCGAATGCATTATTAGTGTGGACGAAGATATGGATCTCGATGGCCTGCGCGACGAACTCGATCAGATTGCCAACGAGCTGGGGGTGGAGATCGACTGCGAGGAGATCGCCACCCCCCTCTAA
- a CDS encoding MTH1187 family thiamine-binding protein — translation MKVLADLCVIPMGVGVSVSKYVAECEKALAEAGLTHHLHAYGTNIEGEWDEVMAAVKACHERVHAMGAERITTSLKLGTRIDRDQSLQDKIDSVRSKLD, via the coding sequence ATGAAGGTACTTGCCGATTTGTGTGTGATTCCCATGGGAGTGGGGGTGTCCGTAAGTAAGTATGTTGCGGAATGTGAGAAAGCGCTGGCAGAGGCCGGACTCACTCACCATTTACATGCCTATGGCACCAACATTGAAGGAGAGTGGGATGAAGTGATGGCTGCGGTAAAGGCCTGCCATGAGCGGGTGCATGCTATGGGCGCTGAGCGCATCACCACCAGTCTGAAATTGGGAACTCGTATAGACCGGGACCAGTCATTACAGGATAAGATCGACAGTGTGCGATCGAAGCTGGATTAA
- a CDS encoding class I SAM-dependent methyltransferase: MTINIKKSLVALAGVLALSAGAQAADLNSVIKGDQRSKAYTARDQYRNPAETLAFIGIKPDMTVVEITPGGGWYTEILGPYLSEKGKLYAAHFPEDSESAYYQRSLKSFKEKLAGNEKAYKNVVVTEFSPQTGREIAPAGSADAVVTFRNVHNWMYRDYQDKAFASFFSALKPGGILGVVEHRAKPGTSMEDMIKSGYVTQGYVIEVAKKAGFELEEASEVNANPKDTAKHPKGVWTLPPSLRLGDENKDKYLAIGESDRMTLRFRKPQS; this comes from the coding sequence ATGACGATCAATATCAAGAAATCCCTGGTAGCCCTTGCTGGCGTTCTGGCCCTGAGTGCCGGGGCACAGGCAGCCGATTTGAATTCGGTAATCAAGGGGGATCAGCGCAGCAAGGCATACACTGCGCGTGACCAGTACCGCAATCCTGCAGAAACCCTTGCTTTTATCGGGATTAAGCCAGATATGACTGTGGTGGAAATTACTCCCGGAGGTGGCTGGTATACGGAGATTCTCGGGCCTTATCTGAGCGAGAAAGGCAAGCTCTACGCAGCACACTTTCCTGAAGACAGTGAGTCCGCTTATTACCAGCGTTCCTTGAAAAGTTTTAAGGAAAAGCTGGCGGGTAATGAGAAAGCTTATAAAAACGTAGTTGTTACCGAATTCTCCCCGCAGACCGGTCGTGAGATCGCACCAGCGGGCAGTGCCGACGCTGTAGTAACCTTCCGCAATGTGCATAACTGGATGTACCGGGATTATCAGGATAAGGCATTTGCCAGCTTCTTCTCTGCCCTGAAGCCTGGCGGTATCCTGGGTGTTGTTGAGCATCGTGCAAAGCCAGGTACCAGCATGGAGGACATGATCAAAAGCGGTTATGTCACCCAGGGGTATGTAATTGAAGTAGCCAAGAAGGCGGGCTTTGAGCTGGAAGAAGCCAGCGAAGTGAATGCCAACCCGAAAGATACCGCCAAGCACCCGAAAGGCGTTTGGACCCTGCCGCCCTCCCTGCGACTGGGCGATGAAAATAAAGATAAGTACCTGGCTATTGGCGAAAGTGATCGCATGACCCTGCGTTTCCGCAAGCCCCAGTCCTGA
- a CDS encoding YheU family protein, with protein MIIPFEQLDSSTLQNLLEEYATREGTEYGECEVELKEKVASLRRQLQSKEIVIWFEPDEESVNLVLSEDLSTDV; from the coding sequence ATGATCATTCCTTTTGAACAGCTGGATTCCAGCACTTTGCAAAACCTGTTGGAAGAGTACGCCACCCGTGAGGGTACCGAGTATGGCGAGTGCGAGGTGGAGCTGAAAGAAAAGGTCGCAAGCCTGCGCCGTCAGTTGCAGTCCAAGGAAATAGTAATCTGGTTTGAGCCGGATGAAGAGAGCGTCAATCTGGTATTGAGCGAGGACCTGTCCACAGATGTCTGA
- a CDS encoding alpha/beta family hydrolase yields MSEQLMDSPGSPHARFLFAHGAGAPMDSGFMQALAKGLCEQGIEVVRFEFPYMAQRRTGGSKRPPDRMPQLQECFRKQIERFSGDLPLFIGGKSMGGRVASLLAEECFAEDLIVGLTCLGYPFHPQGKPNKLRTEHLKDISCPVLIVQGDRDPLGNRVEVEAYGLADAIEIEWLEDGDHDFKPRRASGFTQVGHWQSAVEVVARFMLRSPRL; encoded by the coding sequence ATGTCTGAGCAACTGATGGACAGCCCCGGATCACCCCATGCACGTTTCCTGTTTGCCCATGGTGCTGGCGCACCTATGGATAGTGGGTTTATGCAAGCACTGGCCAAGGGACTGTGTGAACAGGGTATAGAAGTGGTGCGCTTCGAATTTCCCTATATGGCCCAGCGTCGCACTGGCGGCAGCAAACGTCCACCAGACAGAATGCCCCAGCTACAGGAGTGTTTCCGCAAGCAGATCGAGCGCTTTTCTGGTGATTTGCCGCTGTTCATTGGTGGTAAGTCCATGGGGGGGCGTGTGGCGAGCCTGCTTGCCGAAGAGTGCTTTGCCGAGGATTTGATCGTGGGGCTTACTTGCCTGGGTTACCCATTCCACCCCCAGGGAAAACCGAACAAGCTGCGTACAGAGCACCTTAAGGATATTTCCTGCCCGGTGCTGATTGTACAAGGAGACAGGGACCCGCTCGGCAATCGTGTAGAAGTAGAAGCTTACGGGTTGGCTGATGCTATTGAGATTGAATGGCTGGAGGATGGTGACCACGACTTTAAGCCCCGTCGCGCAAGTGGTTTTACCCAAGTGGGGCACTGGCAGTCCGCGGTAGAAGTGGTGGCGCGATTTATGCTGCGGTCTCCAAGACTGTAA
- a CDS encoding antibiotic biosynthesis monooxygenase: protein MIYVLIEREIAAEMQSSYEEAARKVLTCAYRTVGFIEGQTYIEKGNPLRRFTLSKWQSELHWQHWYTSEERRAQMAMLSPLLVQEERVTVLETAA, encoded by the coding sequence ATGATTTACGTTTTGATTGAGCGGGAGATCGCTGCCGAGATGCAAAGTAGCTACGAGGAGGCGGCGCGCAAGGTGCTGACCTGCGCCTACCGCACCGTTGGCTTTATCGAAGGGCAGACCTATATCGAGAAGGGCAACCCCCTGCGCCGCTTCACCTTGTCAAAGTGGCAATCTGAGCTGCACTGGCAGCATTGGTACACTAGCGAGGAGCGCCGCGCGCAAATGGCGATGCTGAGCCCCCTGTTGGTTCAGGAGGAGCGCGTTACAGTCTTGGAGACCGCAGCATAA
- the tusA gene encoding sulfurtransferase TusA, with product MKFDHILDARGLLCPEPVMMLHSAVRNVTDGEVLKMLATDPSTQRDVPKFCQFLGYELVQHAEENDEFVYWIRKAE from the coding sequence ATGAAGTTTGATCACATCCTCGATGCACGTGGCCTCTTGTGCCCGGAGCCCGTAATGATGCTGCACTCAGCGGTGCGTAATGTCACCGATGGGGAAGTATTGAAAATGCTTGCCACAGACCCCTCTACCCAGAGGGATGTGCCTAAGTTCTGTCAGTTTCTCGGCTATGAGTTGGTCCAGCACGCGGAGGAAAATGACGAATTTGTTTACTGGATCAGGAAAGCGGAATAG